Proteins from a genomic interval of Schistocerca cancellata isolate TAMUIC-IGC-003103 chromosome 8, iqSchCanc2.1, whole genome shotgun sequence:
- the LOC126095035 gene encoding GPI mannosyltransferase 2 yields the protein MTVKAFSLKPKVTTFAILSRLFVLILSCLSNNLIPDHNSDAFISPSNPHEKNATVCDSIFSFLFGGINRWDAQYFLHISRYGYTFENCLAFFPTYPILTYLTSRILYIPLSIILNETSVTTFCAVAINFYFFVKAAEVLYDLTEKLFKNCQLAYVASIMFCVNPASIFFSAPYSETLFSFFSFYGMYLSVSDHGILCSVPLGLSASVRSNGILNTWFPLFKIANNVFQRLSNKLKSDKRIVKRTDVIDADGSFMNLFLKAVLVTVISLAPFFAFQAYCYSKYCKADTYDIAAFLAIFAHEKDFVLPGSKYLPWCDDKLVLPYMYVQQHYWNVGFLRYYEFKQIPNFILAAPVVFLIFTMTFCFVSLHMNFNIRFLNLKVESSSGMPLNILPFIAHAAGLTIFCLLNIHVQVTTRMIASSSPVLYWFSAYILTGKLHISNEVCKKQDKKDVSQKKTKSIEFEAKFEDWWNILFVTFDIPQKMFSKFIKIYFISYLIIGTILFSNFYPWT from the coding sequence ATGACTGTGAAGGCATTCAGTTTGAAGCCAAAAGTGACCACTTTTGCGATTTTATCAAGACTTTTTGTACTTATCTTGTCATGTCTGTCTAATAATTTAATACCTGATCACAATTCCGATGCATTTATTAGTCCATCAAATCCTCATGAAAAGAATGCCACAGTCTGTGATAGTATTTTCAGTTTCCTCTTTGGTGGTATTAACCGTTGGGACGCCCAGTATTTTTTGCACATTTCTCGGTATGGATATACATTTGAAAATTGCCTTGCTTTCTTTCCCACGTATCCAATCCTTACATATCTGACATCGAGGATCTTGTATATTCCTCTCTCAATCATTCTTAATGAAACATCTGTAACCACTTTTTGTGCAGttgccattaatttttatttttttgtaaaggCTGCAGAAGTATTATATGATTTGACTGAAAAACTGTTCAAGAATTGTCAACTGGCTTATGTTGCTTCTATAATGTTTTGTGTAAATCCTGCCAGCATCTTCTTTAGTGCACCATACTCTGAAACActattttccttcttttcgttTTATGGGATGTACTTATCTGTTTCAGATCATGGTATTCTTTGCAGTGTGCCTTTAGGTCTTTCTGCATCGGTGAGATCCAATGGGATATTAAATACTTGGTTTCCATTATTCAAAATTGCCAATAATGTATTCCAAAGATTATCAAATAAACTCAAATCTGATAAAAGAATTGTGAAGAGGACAGATGTAATAGATGCAGATGGTTCCTTCATGAATCTGTTCTTGAAGGCTGTGTTAGTGACTGTTATTTCATTGGCACCATTTTTTGCATTTCAAGCATATTGCTATTCCAAATATTGCAAAGCTGATACTTATGACATCGCTGCCTTCTTAGCCATATTTGCACATGAGAAAGATTTTGTCTTGCCTGGCTCAAAATACCTTCCGTGGTGTGACGACAAACTCGTTCTTCCTTATATGTATGTGCAACAACATTACTGGAATGTTGGTTTCTTGAGATACTACGAATTTAAGCAGATCCCTAATTTTATTCTTGCTGCTCCAGTTGTATTCCTAATATTCAcaatgacattttgttttgttAGCTTACACATGAACTTTAATATACGATTTTTGAACTTAAAGGTAGAGTCTAGTTCAGGTATGCCACTGAACATTCTCCCATTTATTGCTCATGCTGCTGGACTGACAATATTTTGCTTACTAAACATTCATGTACAGGTGACAACTAGAATGATAGCGTCATCAAGCCCAGTACTGTACTGGTTTTCTGCATATATTCTAACTGGTAAACTCCACATCTCAAATGAAGTCTGCAAGAAACAAGATAAAAAAGATGTATCACAGAAAAAAACAAAATCAATAgagtttgaagcaaaatttgaagaCTGGTGGAACATTTTGTTTGTGACTTTTGACATACCGCAAAAAATGTTTTCAAAGTTTATCAAAATTTATTTCATATCTTATTTAATCATTGGAACCATACTTTTCAGTAACTTTTATCCATGGACTTAA